Below is a genomic region from Thiovulum sp. ES.
CTAGCTCTTTCTTATTTACTAGAATGTAGTCTGTAGAGTATTTCTGTAAGATAAGTTCTTGTTCTGTCATGCTTCTCTTTTTCAATATCTAAGATAAATCTTTAGTATTATAGCTAGTCTCTACTTACTTGATTATTTTTAGACTGTCTCTTTAAATCAAAGTATAAAGCTTCGAGTTCAACGATAGAGAAGTATTTAACTGTTTGCCCTTGTTTTAATTCTCTGTAATCGTGTATGTCATTGTATAGTAACAATAAGAACCAGTATTGAGTGTCTTTATATAGATTATAAGAGAGTAAGTCTGGTCTGTGTTCCTCTTTATCTACTATGTAAAGACCGATAGATTTTAGTTCAGATATTCTTTCAATTATAGAAGAGGTTAGAATATCTAAAGACTCGCCATCATGATTAGCGAACTTCTCGATTGCATATTTATCTTGTGTTGATATTTCATTGTTTAGATAGAACATTATTATTTTACTTTAGACTAACCACTCGTTAGCTTCCTCTAAATCTAACTGCATAGAAGGTTCAAGAGTTATAGATATTTCAGCATAAAGAGGTAGATTTGTGCCTTTTATGACTTCCTTACTTAGGATAGTATTCAGACTTCTAAGGATTAGATAAGAGGCTCTGAACCATTTACCCACCTTTATAGAGATAGTATTTACTGGCTTCAATAGAGGGGTTCCTGCATTATATCCTAAAGGAGCTGTTAAAGTGCCAATCATAGTTTTAGTAGGATAAATAGCTTCGTTTAAGTCTCTAACAGCCTTTCTAACATCATCGTCTGGATTTAAAGCTACATGAACAAATGTGAATGATAAGGGAGATGTAGTAGTAGATTTCCATAACTGTTTAGAGTCTTCTAAAGTTCTTACTGTAAAAGATTGACCTACTAGAGAAGCTACTTTCTCAGCCTTATCTGAGAAATTATTCAATTTAGATAACTCATAAGCAGAGGTGTAATCAGTAGATGTAGCTAAAGATAGATTGTCTTTTATAAACCCTGAAACTGTATTTCCGTTAGGTAAAGCAATTATAAGCTTATTAGTGCTATTAGACTGAATAGAGGTGATGTAATTATTAGCATCCATATTTTAGATTTCCTTTATATATAATAGAGTGTAACTCTATTTACAGTTTTTCATGATTTCCATAGGGGTTCTGTGTAAGTAAAGTTACATTTCTGATATGCCTATCTATGTAGGAGGCATAAAGTCTCCTGTTAATTTATTCAAAGACTCTCTAGTTAGTTCTATAACCTGTCTAAAGTTACTATTTTCATAGATTGAAGAAACCTTAGATACTAGATAGTTCCCGCTATA
It encodes:
- a CDS encoding Base plate wedge protein 53 (PFAM: Base plate wedge protein 53): MFYLNNEISTQDKYAIEKFANHDGESLDILTSSIIERISELKSIGLYIVDKEEHRPDLLSYNLYKDTQYWFLLLLYNDIHDYRELKQGQTVKYFSIVELEALYFDLKRQSKNNQVSRD